A genomic region of Desulfosarcina ovata subsp. ovata contains the following coding sequences:
- a CDS encoding DMT family transporter, which produces MLLIYIKLLMTAVFWGGTFIAGRMLAGSVTPFAAAFFRFVFASGFLFVIVMRRKEKIVPRDRWQLLSVILLGMTGVFAYNALFFNGLKLVTAGRASIIIANNPIVISVLAALFFRETLSPVKIAGILISVSGAVVAISGGHPLALFSGGFGVGEFMIFGCVLSWAAYTLLGKRVMSTLSPLTATLNAAVVGVLALVIPACLEGMPGAAPGYTLTDWISLAYLGLFGTVLGFVWYYEAVRAIGPSRASLFINFVPISAICLGHMILDEPLTPSLLVGAILVVSGVTLNHLPTAGMPRLGSRQAT; this is translated from the coding sequence ATGCTGCTTATTTATATCAAACTGCTGATGACCGCTGTTTTCTGGGGCGGAACTTTTATCGCCGGACGAATGCTGGCCGGTTCGGTTACGCCTTTCGCTGCGGCGTTCTTTCGCTTTGTTTTTGCCAGTGGATTTCTTTTTGTCATTGTCATGCGCCGAAAGGAGAAGATTGTTCCCAGGGATCGATGGCAGCTCCTTTCGGTGATCCTTCTCGGGATGACCGGTGTCTTTGCCTACAACGCCCTTTTTTTCAACGGGCTGAAACTTGTCACCGCCGGCAGGGCGTCCATCATCATCGCCAACAACCCCATCGTCATCTCGGTGCTTGCCGCACTCTTTTTCCGTGAAACGCTGTCGCCGGTTAAAATCGCCGGGATTCTCATCTCGGTGTCCGGTGCCGTGGTCGCCATTTCCGGGGGGCATCCCCTGGCGCTCTTCAGCGGTGGATTCGGTGTCGGGGAATTCATGATTTTTGGCTGCGTACTCAGCTGGGCCGCGTATACGCTGCTCGGCAAGCGGGTGATGAGTACGCTCTCCCCATTGACGGCAACGTTGAACGCCGCGGTGGTCGGTGTGCTGGCGCTGGTGATTCCGGCGTGTCTGGAGGGGATGCCGGGGGCGGCACCGGGGTACACCCTGACGGATTGGATCAGTCTGGCCTATCTCGGTCTGTTTGGCACGGTTCTGGGTTTTGTCTGGTATTACGAGGCCGTTCGAGCCATTGGCCCGTCACGGGCCAGTCTTTTCATCAATTTTGTTCCCATCAGTGCCATCTGCCTGGGCCATATGATTCTGGACGAACCCTTGACGCCATCCCTGCTTGTGGGGGCCATCCTGGTCGTCAGTGGGGTGACCTTG
- a CDS encoding cyclic nucleotide-binding domain-containing protein has translation MPESPSFSNMSGQSRDIVEFIINLPLFEFVEKEDLAVVAARMHFMDLDPGQILFREWDRADFVCFIESGELDVTKKTGPDSCEVRATLKRGRSIGEMSIINNFPRSSTVIARSPVRLATLPRASFEKILEERVDIGVNILKGLASLLSLNLKKTSSRLADNMLPMG, from the coding sequence ATGCCGGAGTCGCCATCATTTTCGAACATGTCAGGCCAGAGCAGGGATATTGTTGAGTTCATCATCAATCTGCCCCTGTTTGAATTTGTCGAGAAAGAAGACCTCGCCGTGGTGGCCGCCCGGATGCATTTCATGGACCTTGATCCGGGACAGATCCTCTTCAGGGAATGGGACCGGGCCGATTTTGTCTGTTTCATTGAAAGTGGTGAGTTGGACGTCACCAAGAAAACCGGACCGGACAGCTGCGAAGTCCGGGCGACGCTGAAGCGGGGGCGATCGATTGGCGAGATGTCGATCATCAACAATTTTCCGCGATCATCGACCGTCATTGCCCGCTCACCAGTCAGGCTGGCTACCCTACCCCGGGCGTCATTCGAAAAGATTCTTGAAGAGCGAGTGGATATTGGTGTCAATATCCTGAAAGGGCTGGCCAGTCTGCTCAGTTTGAACCTGAAAAAAACATCCAGCCGCCTGGCCGACAATATGCTTCCCATGGGATAA
- a CDS encoding rhodanese-like domain-containing protein — MKTRVLGVMACLLLFGGSVYAGYRYEVKAEHEAGNVTPSQAYAMVKKDPQHTFIVDTRSRPEYQLIGHPVGSVNIPKKFWNSNLGEKKYDLVDNSNFENDLLSRFNPKTDKLIFMCRSGKRSCFSCKAAIHAGWDPKQVCNMLGGFEGDKIKNADSIYDGQRKVGGWKNEGLPWTYHIDKKLVYRADLKQ, encoded by the coding sequence ATGAAAACACGCGTTCTGGGGGTTATGGCATGCCTGCTGCTTTTTGGGGGATCGGTTTATGCGGGTTACCGGTATGAAGTGAAGGCGGAACATGAAGCCGGAAACGTGACACCGTCCCAAGCTTATGCGATGGTCAAAAAGGATCCCCAGCACACGTTTATTGTCGATACCCGTTCAAGACCGGAATACCAGCTGATCGGTCATCCTGTCGGTTCAGTCAACATTCCAAAAAAATTCTGGAACAGTAATCTGGGAGAAAAAAAATACGATTTGGTCGACAATTCCAACTTTGAGAACGATTTGCTCAGTCGCTTCAACCCAAAGACCGATAAATTGATCTTCATGTGCCGTAGCGGAAAAAGAAGTTGCTTTTCCTGCAAGGCTGCAATCCATGCCGGATGGGATCCCAAGCAGGTATGCAACATGCTCGGCGGGTTTGAAGGCGATAAAATTAAAAATGCCGACAGCATCTATGATGGGCAGCGCAAAGTCGGCGGGTGGAAGAACGAAGGTCTTCCCTGGACGTATCATATCGACAAAAAGCTGGTTTACCGGGCGGATTTGAAACAATAG
- a CDS encoding HlyD family secretion protein, producing MKRRWIKWAMLGVVLIAGFGAYVWLGQREDKLPEGIASGNGRIEATEVDVATKLAGRLTEIMVREGDMVAKGQTLARMDTRELAARRRSAQAEMQRAEEERRYAAAMLEQQRSQLALVVKDLDRYRRLYASKSIALQSLQRQETARDTARAAVAAARARQANATAAIDAVKARIDEIQSFIDDSTLMAPVDGRVLYRLAEPGEVLGAGGRVLTLLDVSDVTMTIFLPTNQAGRVDLGSDARIILDARPDWVIPARVSFVAPKAQFTPKDVETRTEREKLMFRIKVRIDPELLKAHAEKVKTGLPGMAYLRLGADVLWPPVLKTTLDGA from the coding sequence GTGAAACGGCGCTGGATCAAATGGGCCATGCTTGGGGTCGTACTGATTGCCGGTTTCGGTGCTTATGTCTGGCTCGGCCAACGTGAGGACAAGCTTCCCGAAGGCATTGCCTCGGGCAACGGTCGCATCGAGGCCACCGAGGTGGACGTGGCCACCAAATTGGCCGGACGCCTGACCGAAATCATGGTCCGGGAAGGTGATATGGTCGCCAAAGGCCAGACGCTGGCACGCATGGATACCCGCGAACTGGCCGCCCGACGGCGCAGCGCCCAAGCGGAGATGCAGCGCGCCGAAGAGGAACGGCGCTATGCGGCGGCGATGCTCGAACAGCAACGCAGCCAATTGGCCCTGGTGGTGAAGGATCTTGACCGTTACCGCAGGCTCTACGCCAGCAAAAGCATCGCCCTGCAGAGCCTGCAGCGTCAGGAGACGGCCCGCGACACTGCGCGCGCGGCCGTGGCCGCGGCCAGGGCCCGGCAGGCCAATGCCACGGCGGCCATTGACGCCGTCAAGGCCAGGATCGACGAAATCCAGTCATTTATCGACGACAGCACCCTTATGGCGCCCGTTGATGGCCGGGTGCTCTACCGCCTGGCCGAACCCGGTGAAGTGCTGGGTGCCGGCGGCCGGGTGCTCACCCTTCTGGATGTCAGCGACGTGACCATGACGATTTTCCTACCCACCAATCAGGCTGGCCGGGTGGATTTGGGCAGTGATGCGCGCATCATTTTGGATGCCCGGCCCGACTGGGTGATTCCGGCCCGGGTCTCTTTCGTGGCGCCCAAGGCACAGTTCACCCCCAAGGATGTGGAGACCCGTACCGAGCGGGAAAAATTGATGTTTCGCATCAAGGTGCGTATCGACCCGGAACTGCTCAAGGCCCACGCCGAAAAGGTCAAGACCGGCCTGCCGGGCATGGCCTACCTGCGCCTCGGAGCAGATGTCCTCTGGCCGCCCGTGTTGAAGACGACCCTGGACGGAGCGTAA
- the rbbA gene encoding ribosome-associated ATPase/putative transporter RbbA, producing the protein MDSVARVAGLSHRYGGTFAVDGIDLEIPAGVMVGFIGPDGVGKSTLLGVIAGARRIQQGRVTVLGGDMRSRQHRTMASPRIAYMPQGLGRNLYATLSVFENVDFFGRLFGQHRAERQRRIADLLAGTGLSAFADRPAAKLSGGMKQKLGLCCALIHDPDLLILDEPTTGVDPLSRRQFWDLVDQIRSRRPGMSVLVATAYMEEADRFDWLVAMNAGRVLTTGRPGEIKTGTGQATLEAAFIQLLPEAARQGHRAVILLPRPATQGALAIEARSLTRKFGDFTAVDGVSFHIERGEIFGFLGSNGCGKTTTMKMLTGLLPASSGAASLFGVPVDAHDLTTRKRVGYMSQGFSLYAELTVRQNLNLHARLFHVPAARADTRIHDLVARFNLANYTDVAADDLPLGIRQRLSLAVALVHEPEMLILDEPTSGVDPIARDGFWELLIDLSRRDGVTIFISTHFMNEAERCDRISLMHAGRVLASGTPADLMRAQGAETLEAAFIAGLEEATGTARATAKPLPVAPTAPSAKATTRPASGWFSLLRLFGYAHRESMEIRRDPIRLTVAALGSVILMFILGYGINLDVENLSYAVLDRDRSPESRDYVLNISGSRYFVEHRPIADFKDLDRRMQNGELSLAISIPPGYGRDLRRGRQPEVGFWIDGAMPFRAETIKGYAQGIHLQYLADLARRYGLSTGRGSGVNVTSRYRYNQDFKSIYAMVPAVIPLLLVFIPAILMTLGVVREKELGAITNLYVTPVTRLEFLLGKQLPYIGISMLSYFGLAAIAVTVFQVPIKGSFATLTAGALLYVITTTGIGQLMSAFTRTQIAALAGTAIVTLLAGINFCGLTHPVASLEGAGALIGKLFPTTYFLIISRGVFTKALGFGDLSTQLATLALFIPVLTVASALALKPQDR; encoded by the coding sequence ATGGACAGCGTTGCCCGGGTGGCCGGGCTCAGCCACCGCTACGGCGGAACCTTTGCCGTTGACGGGATCGACCTTGAAATTCCCGCCGGTGTGATGGTCGGCTTCATCGGACCGGACGGGGTGGGCAAGTCGACGCTCCTGGGAGTAATCGCCGGGGCGCGCCGCATCCAGCAGGGTAGGGTGACGGTGCTGGGAGGAGACATGCGCTCACGGCAGCACCGTACGATGGCCAGTCCCCGGATTGCCTATATGCCCCAGGGACTGGGCCGCAACCTTTACGCCACGCTCTCGGTTTTCGAAAACGTCGACTTCTTCGGACGCCTCTTCGGCCAGCACCGGGCCGAGCGCCAGCGCCGCATCGCCGATCTTCTGGCCGGCACGGGGCTGAGCGCCTTTGCCGACCGGCCGGCAGCCAAACTCTCGGGTGGTATGAAACAGAAGCTGGGCCTGTGCTGCGCCTTGATCCACGACCCCGACCTGTTGATCCTGGACGAGCCGACCACCGGCGTGGATCCGCTCTCCCGGCGCCAGTTCTGGGACCTGGTCGACCAGATCCGCTCCCGCCGGCCAGGCATGAGCGTGCTCGTGGCCACGGCGTACATGGAGGAGGCCGATCGCTTTGACTGGCTGGTGGCCATGAATGCCGGCCGGGTGCTGACCACCGGCCGCCCCGGAGAAATTAAAACCGGCACCGGCCAGGCCACGCTGGAAGCAGCTTTCATCCAACTGCTGCCCGAGGCGGCCCGCCAGGGTCACCGCGCCGTTATCCTTTTGCCCCGACCGGCGACACAAGGGGCACTGGCCATCGAGGCCCGCTCGCTGACCCGAAAATTCGGCGATTTTACCGCTGTCGATGGGGTTAGTTTCCATATCGAGCGCGGAGAAATTTTCGGTTTTCTCGGCTCCAACGGCTGCGGTAAGACCACAACCATGAAAATGCTCACCGGCCTGTTACCCGCCTCATCAGGGGCGGCATCCCTTTTCGGTGTGCCCGTGGATGCCCATGACCTGACCACGCGCAAGCGGGTGGGATACATGTCCCAGGGATTCTCGCTCTACGCCGAGCTTACTGTGAGGCAGAACCTGAACCTGCACGCCCGCCTCTTCCATGTGCCGGCGGCACGGGCCGATACGCGCATTCACGATCTGGTCGCGCGCTTCAACCTTGCGAACTACACTGATGTGGCTGCCGACGATTTGCCTCTGGGCATCCGCCAGCGGCTCTCCCTGGCCGTGGCACTGGTGCACGAACCGGAAATGCTCATCCTGGACGAACCCACATCGGGTGTCGATCCTATCGCCCGCGACGGCTTTTGGGAATTGCTCATTGACCTCTCGCGCCGGGATGGGGTGACGATCTTCATCTCCACCCATTTTATGAACGAAGCCGAACGCTGTGACCGCATTTCGCTGATGCACGCCGGCCGGGTGCTGGCCAGCGGCACACCCGCGGACCTGATGCGCGCGCAAGGTGCCGAGACTCTGGAAGCGGCCTTTATTGCCGGCCTGGAAGAAGCCACCGGAACGGCGCGCGCCACGGCAAAGCCATTGCCGGTGGCACCGACGGCGCCCTCGGCCAAGGCGACCACTCGGCCGGCTTCCGGATGGTTCAGTCTGTTGCGCCTGTTCGGCTATGCCCATCGGGAAAGCATGGAAATTCGCCGCGATCCCATCCGCCTGACCGTGGCGGCCCTGGGTTCGGTGATTCTCATGTTCATTCTGGGCTACGGCATCAACCTGGATGTGGAAAACCTTTCCTATGCGGTCCTCGACCGGGACCGCTCACCCGAAAGCCGCGATTATGTCCTGAACATCAGCGGATCGCGCTATTTTGTCGAACATCGGCCAATCGCCGATTTCAAGGATCTTGACAGGCGTATGCAAAACGGCGAATTGAGCCTGGCGATCAGCATCCCGCCGGGTTACGGACGCGACCTCAGACGCGGACGCCAGCCCGAGGTGGGGTTCTGGATCGACGGTGCCATGCCCTTTCGTGCCGAGACCATCAAGGGTTACGCCCAGGGCATCCATCTGCAGTACCTGGCCGACCTGGCCCGCCGCTATGGGCTTTCGACCGGTCGTGGATCCGGCGTCAACGTGACCTCACGTTATCGCTACAACCAGGATTTCAAAAGCATCTACGCCATGGTGCCGGCAGTCATCCCGCTGCTGTTGGTTTTCATCCCCGCCATTTTGATGACCCTGGGCGTGGTACGTGAAAAAGAGCTGGGCGCCATCACCAATCTCTACGTCACGCCGGTGACCCGCCTGGAGTTCCTGCTGGGCAAGCAGCTGCCCTACATCGGCATTTCCATGCTCAGTTACTTCGGCCTGGCCGCCATTGCCGTGACCGTATTCCAGGTCCCCATCAAGGGTAGCTTCGCTACCCTCACGGCCGGCGCCCTGCTCTACGTCATCACCACCACCGGCATCGGCCAGCTCATGTCAGCCTTCACGCGCACCCAGATCGCGGCCCTGGCCGGCACGGCCATCGTCACCCTCCTTGCGGGGATCAACTTTTGCGGCTTGACGCATCCGGTTGCTTCCCTGGAAGGGGCCGGCGCCCTGATTGGCAAGCTCTTTCCCACGACCTATTTTTTAATCATCAGCCGCGGGGTCTTCACCAAGGCCCTGGGATTCGGCGACCTTTCCACCCAACTCGCCACCCTGGCGCTCTTTATCCCCGTTTTGACCGTTGCCAGCGCCCTGGCGCTAAAGCCACAGGACCGGTGA
- a CDS encoding ABC transporter permease produces the protein MRKLTNIVFLGIKELRSFWHDKVLFIFVIWAFSGGIYAISTATSLELHKAPIAVLDEDRSQLSAQIINAFYPPYFQTPIDIPPAAVNSGMDSGHFTFVLDIPPDFEHDLLAGEGPDVLVNIDATRMTQAFIGSGYIRRIINAEIADFLKATGDTGLPIRQTIRVKFNPNRNSTWFGSVMEIINNITMLSIILTGAALIREREHGTIEHLLVMPLTPLEIMAAKVWSNGLVVLVGAGLSLWLVVQKVLGVPVAGSTSLFLLGAMLHLFSTTSIGIFLGTLARSMPQLGLLMILVLLPLQILSGGITPRESMPAVVQAIMQFAPTTHFVALAQAILYRGAGIAAVWTHLLAIIGIGAVFFSIALLRFRKSVTQTQL, from the coding sequence ATGCGCAAACTGACCAACATCGTCTTCCTCGGCATCAAGGAACTGCGCAGCTTCTGGCACGACAAAGTGCTTTTCATCTTCGTCATCTGGGCTTTTTCCGGGGGGATCTACGCCATTTCCACGGCCACCTCGCTGGAGTTGCACAAGGCGCCCATCGCCGTTTTGGACGAGGATCGCTCCCAGCTCTCGGCGCAGATCATCAACGCCTTCTACCCACCCTATTTCCAAACGCCGATAGACATCCCACCGGCGGCGGTGAACTCCGGGATGGATTCGGGGCACTTCACCTTCGTCCTGGATATCCCGCCCGATTTCGAACACGACCTGCTGGCCGGCGAAGGACCCGACGTCCTGGTGAACATCGACGCGACGCGCATGACCCAGGCTTTTATTGGCTCGGGTTACATCCGCCGCATCATCAACGCCGAAATCGCCGATTTTCTCAAGGCCACCGGTGACACAGGCCTGCCCATCCGCCAGACCATCCGCGTGAAGTTCAACCCCAACCGGAACAGCACCTGGTTCGGCAGTGTCATGGAGATCATCAACAACATCACCATGCTCTCGATCATCCTGACCGGCGCGGCCCTGATCCGTGAACGCGAGCACGGCACCATCGAGCATCTGTTGGTGATGCCGCTTACCCCGCTGGAAATAATGGCCGCCAAAGTGTGGTCCAACGGGCTGGTGGTGCTCGTGGGGGCCGGCCTCTCCCTCTGGCTGGTCGTACAGAAAGTGCTGGGCGTGCCGGTGGCTGGTTCCACCAGCCTGTTTCTCCTGGGTGCCATGCTGCACCTCTTCTCCACCACCTCCATCGGCATTTTCCTTGGCACCCTGGCGCGCTCCATGCCTCAGTTGGGCCTGCTGATGATCCTGGTACTCCTGCCCCTGCAGATTCTCTCGGGCGGCATCACTCCGCGGGAGAGCATGCCGGCCGTGGTCCAGGCCATCATGCAGTTTGCCCCCACCACCCATTTCGTGGCCCTGGCTCAGGCGATTCTTTACCGCGGCGCCGGGATCGCGGCGGTGTGGACCCATCTTCTGGCCATCATCGGTATCGGCGCGGTTTTTTTCTCCATTGCCCTTTTGCGCTTCCGCAAAAGTGTTACCCAGACGCAGCTGTAA
- a CDS encoding L,D-transpeptidase family protein, giving the protein MLSIGMLLLNGCAVTRDVLEILPRSGQEPDSIEKNYFIVEEDDDVVGRLATIRIEKGDTLPDIARHFSLGINTVSAANPGVDVWVPKAGERIVLPLSFILPEANRKGIVINLAAMRLFHFKRDGKVQAVATYPVGVGTTERPTPKGRMYIARKKFRPTWFVPASIAADHRKKGDPLAAMVPPGPLNPLGEHALYLSRSEYLIHGTNKPASIGLRATNGCIRLYPEDIKQLFEITPVKTPVSVVYQPYLVGWRDGRVYLEAHTPFEEFGTAELEKAYAKLKKIEKKTGDRLDWHKIKTVVAEARGIPVAISAIGAEGEPAARKTIKLRHPVRLYGQPPVPELRTDAWYVLAAIMGDPVEALRLATILNHQGPPISSQVLSKDGRYRVLAGPFKTNGEAKNASRRMRIDLEIDGIVVAPVQHK; this is encoded by the coding sequence ATGCTGTCGATCGGCATGCTGTTGCTCAATGGCTGTGCCGTTACCCGGGACGTTCTGGAGATACTGCCGCGATCAGGCCAGGAGCCGGACAGTATCGAAAAAAATTACTTTATAGTGGAGGAAGACGACGACGTTGTCGGCCGGCTGGCGACCATCAGAATTGAAAAAGGGGACACGCTGCCGGATATCGCTCGCCACTTCAGCCTGGGAATCAATACGGTAAGTGCCGCCAACCCAGGGGTGGATGTATGGGTGCCCAAGGCCGGAGAACGCATTGTGCTGCCGCTTAGTTTTATCCTGCCGGAGGCGAACAGAAAGGGCATCGTGATAAACCTGGCCGCGATGAGGCTTTTTCACTTCAAAAGAGACGGTAAGGTACAGGCCGTTGCGACTTATCCTGTTGGTGTCGGTACCACTGAGCGGCCCACGCCCAAAGGCCGAATGTATATCGCACGCAAAAAATTCCGGCCGACTTGGTTTGTGCCCGCATCGATTGCGGCAGACCACCGCAAAAAGGGTGATCCGCTGGCAGCCATGGTGCCGCCGGGGCCTCTGAATCCCTTGGGTGAACACGCGCTATATTTGAGCAGATCAGAGTACCTGATCCATGGAACCAACAAACCGGCCAGCATCGGTCTGAGGGCAACCAACGGCTGCATACGACTTTACCCGGAAGACATCAAGCAGCTCTTTGAAATCACTCCGGTGAAAACACCGGTAAGCGTCGTGTACCAGCCCTATCTTGTAGGCTGGCGTGATGGGCGGGTTTACCTGGAAGCCCATACGCCCTTCGAAGAATTCGGCACCGCTGAGTTGGAGAAGGCCTATGCAAAATTGAAAAAAATTGAAAAAAAAACCGGCGACAGGCTTGACTGGCACAAGATCAAGACGGTCGTGGCCGAGGCCCGGGGAATCCCTGTTGCCATATCCGCCATCGGTGCCGAAGGCGAGCCTGCCGCCCGGAAAACCATAAAACTCAGACATCCGGTCAGGCTTTACGGCCAGCCACCGGTGCCGGAACTCAGAACCGATGCGTGGTATGTGTTGGCCGCCATTATGGGCGATCCGGTTGAGGCCCTCAGGCTTGCCACCATCCTCAACCACCAAGGACCGCCAATCTCCTCACAGGTGTTGTCAAAGGATGGTCGGTACCGTGTGCTTGCCGGCCCGTTCAAAACCAACGGAGAGGCTAAAAATGCGTCACGGCGAATGAGAATTGATCTGGAGATCGACGGCATTGTGGTCGCTCCCGTGCAGCACAAATAG
- a CDS encoding Lpp/OprI family alanine-zipper lipoprotein, whose product MMKKSLLMISVMLVMGFALGGCATKADLKEAQAREMAISAKADQAAQDAQAAKAAADEALLKANAAAERAEAAEKRAEERERIAAEKERLADEKARRAEEIFKNSMKK is encoded by the coding sequence ATGATGAAAAAAAGTTTATTGATGATTTCGGTGATGCTTGTTATGGGCTTTGCTCTTGGGGGCTGCGCCACTAAAGCCGATCTTAAGGAGGCACAGGCCCGGGAAATGGCGATCAGTGCCAAAGCAGACCAGGCCGCTCAGGATGCACAGGCCGCCAAGGCGGCGGCTGACGAGGCCCTGTTGAAGGCCAATGCAGCGGCTGAGCGCGCCGAGGCTGCCGAAAAAAGGGCTGAGGAAAGAGAGCGCATCGCAGCTGAGAAGGAGCGCCTTGCTGATGAAAAAGCAAGAAGGGCCGAGGAGATTTTCAAGAATTCCATGAAGAAGTAA
- a CDS encoding L,D-transpeptidase family protein, which yields MILSEANNFCTQGNYEASLAKYATVIEKEPETADRVLFEMGIIYAHPRNPRKSYQKALECFRKIIGDVPDSDYRRDSQMLMLQIQNVIIKDHLIAEQQAQVETYRRKIKFREHEIITLQKKIETLEQKIFELRTEPVDKILIEKKRRRLTLISKGEVIKTYRIALGGNPIGPKEREGDNKTPEGNYTIESRNRHSGYHLSLRISYPNERDKKHAKELGVSPGGDIMIHGVKDGLSWVGEFHTEIDWTQGCIAVTNKEIEEIARLVPDGTPVEIRP from the coding sequence TTGATCTTATCGGAAGCCAATAATTTCTGCACCCAGGGAAATTACGAGGCGTCACTCGCAAAATACGCGACCGTTATCGAAAAAGAGCCCGAGACTGCGGACCGGGTGCTTTTCGAGATGGGGATCATTTATGCTCATCCCCGAAACCCGCGCAAAAGCTACCAGAAGGCGCTGGAATGCTTCAGGAAGATTATCGGTGACGTTCCAGACAGTGACTACCGGCGCGACAGCCAGATGCTGATGCTCCAGATCCAAAATGTCATCATCAAGGACCACCTGATTGCAGAGCAGCAGGCACAGGTTGAGACCTACCGCCGGAAGATTAAATTCCGGGAACATGAGATCATCACCCTTCAGAAAAAGATCGAAACCCTCGAACAGAAGATATTCGAACTCCGGACGGAACCGGTGGACAAGATCCTGATCGAGAAAAAAAGGCGGCGGCTGACGCTGATTTCAAAGGGAGAAGTGATTAAAACATACAGAATCGCGCTGGGCGGAAATCCGATTGGTCCCAAAGAAAGGGAGGGCGACAACAAAACTCCGGAGGGAAACTATACCATCGAATCCAGGAACCGGCATAGCGGCTACCACCTCTCTCTTCGCATTTCCTACCCTAATGAGAGAGACAAAAAACACGCCAAAGAACTGGGCGTTTCCCCAGGCGGCGATATCATGATCCATGGCGTTAAAGATGGTCTCTCCTGGGTCGGTGAATTTCACACGGAGATTGACTGGACCCAAGGCTGCATTGCTGTGACCAACAAGGAAATTGAGGAGATCGCGCGGCTGGTTCCCGACGGGACACCTGTCGAGATAAGACCATGA
- a CDS encoding 4Fe-4S binding protein, producing MIKQLDGTFESPVIFQDMCMACWDCIEACPLDVIGMKHVGT from the coding sequence GTGATCAAGCAACTGGACGGTACTTTCGAATCCCCGGTCATTTTTCAGGATATGTGCATGGCATGCTGGGATTGTATTGAGGCCTGCCCATTGGATGTCATTGGAATGAAGCATGTCGGCACATGA